The region tcctttctcccttcTTCGGCCCCGGGTTCCGGCTGATGCTTCGTCCGTTCAATGGCACGGGCCCGTGCCTGTTCCTCCATCTGTTCGGGATCTATATGGTTTTCGTCGAAGGGGGCCATGCATCGTTCATTCTAGGCGATCTTTGACGAGGTGCAGGGTAATCGATGGATAGTTTTCttaacatttttaaaacagtttttgaacattttttgcaaacataaaaaaaggaaaaatcttcaaaaataaCATAACGGTAACATTTATGTACCAGGAGTGATATCAGGAGGCTTCTATCTTATCGCACCTCCGATCGCGGTGTCGTCCTCGCTGAAGGTCCTGCGGAAGGAGCCTTAACGGACGAAAGTGTGTAGAATGAAGGAATGCCGAAAAAGGCTTCGGTTCTAGCGTTCGTGCATgctttgcttctctttcttgctGACTTTTCTCCTTCGACCGTCGCACCGGTGCGCTCGCTCTGACATTCACGcgtttctctttccttctctctctcgccctttcGTAGGTCCATGCCATGGAAGGGGAAATCTAAGGCCGGATTAAACGAGTGCAAGCgagagggcagcagcagcagcaccagagagGGGAAGGTTTCCCCCACCATCGAGTTTTCAtcggtcgtcgccgtcgtcgtcgtcaccgtcgctgccgccgTCGAGGACGAGGTGGATAGGGCCGTGAGGGAGTCCCCTGCTTATGATGTCATCGGAGGAAGACTCTGATTCTTTCGGTTTGTACGTCGATAAGTTGCTAAAGAAGCACGACCCCAACGCGgcgaccaacagcaacagcaacagcagttgcagtagtagtggcagcgtgagcagcagcaagcagcagcagcagcagcagcagcagcagcagcagcagcagcagcagcgcagcagacAGCGCGTGGACGCGGGCGAGCCAAGGAACAGCTACTCCTCGATACCGAACTTCAGTTCTCGTCCGTCGTCCTTCATGAGCGGCGGTCTTTACGGGGCTATCTTTAGccaggcgcagcagcaacatttcaGCGGACTGTTCGGTCCCGGCGGTTACGGGCCCGCCGCCAGCAAGATGCTCAACGAACTGCTCGGCCGGCAAGTGAAGCAAGCGCAGGACGCAACCGATCCGGACACGCTCAGCATGCTGTCGGCGATCGAGGCGGCCGCggccagcatcaacagcagcaccggcaacaccggcagcagcatcagtggcaCGGCCGCAGCAGGCAACAGTGGCCTCGGTGGTGCCGGATTGCTGATTGAAAGTGGAGTGAACGgtgtcagtggtggtggtggtggtggtggtgtggtcagTGGTGCTACCACCAATCATGTGGTCAATCCCGCCAAACACGGATTCGAAAGTGTCACGAatctgaacaacaacaatacgaACAcgaacaataacaacaacaacaactgtaacaacaataacaacagtggaagcaacagcagcagtgcgaaCGGCAGTGCGCCAGTGGTGACGGtagcgacgacggcgacgacggcgatggccatcgtttcaTCGTCGGATGTGACGCAGATGATCAGCAATCGgcgtagcagcagtaccagcagcactagcagcactagcagcactactagcagtagcagcactactagcagcggcagcagcaacaccagtcTCCATAGTAACGCCAGCCATCTCAGTAACGGTGGTGGAGACAGTGGGGCGGCGGCTACTGGGaagctggcagtggcagcagcagcagcagcagcagtggacgCTTGCAGCAATGGCCTCGGTGGTGTTATAGACCTTGACGGTGATTCTACAACACCACCGACCAACAGCGAGCTGGCGCACCACATGCTCCGCAATATCCTGCAGGGCAAGAAGGAGCTGATGGCGCTCGATCAGGAGCTGCGCGCGATTAGTGCGCGATCGGAAGCCGGTGATCGGCTTTCGCCCGATAACAACAACGTGATCGGtagcaagaacaacaacaacaacaacaatacgaTCTTCGAGGtaagcagcaagagcagcgaGAACAGCAACTGCGGTGTGGCGACGATCGTGAACGGTGGCGAGCTGAGTGACTCAAGTGACAACAACCATACGGCGACAACCGTGGCAACCGCGGCCTCCAGTGATGCGTTACTAGCGGTGTCCAAGGGCAAGGTGTCGGCCAGTGTCAAGACATGCCTCGGCAGTGATAGTACGAAATGTGATGAGCTGATCGGCAGCACGGAgatacaacagcagcaggcgggcGATCGGTTAGCGAACGGCGTGAATCCGAAGCAGGAGAAGAGCGACGTGATCGACGAGCTGGTGGCATCGTTACCGGACGAGGTGGACGAAAcgatgccatcgccatcgtccgGCGTGAGCAACGATATGATCATTGCGAAGCAGGAGATGGACATCGACGATTGCTGTGTGGAGGATAAGGATCGGGACGATCGGACACCATCGCCCGGTAGTGGCTTGGTGGTGGGCCGCGCCGAACCCGAGGCACTGAACATGAAGCGGGCACGGGTCGAGAACATCGTCTCGACGATGCGCGCCAGCCCGGCCGGTATCCTCGCGGCCCAGCCACAGGTGAACGGGTGCAAGAAACGGAAGCTCTACCATCCGCAACAGCACGATAACAGTGCCGCCGAGCGGtacgcggcagcagcggccgccggATTAAATCTGGGGCTAACGCTGCAGAACTTCATGCTGAGCAGCAgtgcggcagcggcagctgcggcggccgcagcatcCGCCAACAACACTACCAGTAACACcgatccggccaccaccgacgatgatgaggatctCGTGGAGACGGTCACGACACCGCACATCCACCAGAAGCGCGTGGAGAAGGACGTACTTAAGTCGCAGCTCCGCTCGATGCAGGAACAGCTGGCGGAGATGCAGCAGAAATATGTGCAATTGTGTTCGCGCATGGAGCAGCAATCGGACACCACCCAGGAGGTGGTGGACGATAGTTCCACCAGCGACATCATGGAGGACGATCGGGCCAGCGCACCGGATCTGAGCTCGCCGACCAAATCATCCTCGCTGCTCCAGACGAGCCTGACGGCGGCCTCGACGCCGGTAAAGGACACGGGCAAAGGGCAATCgaccgcggcagcagcagcggcagcggcggcagccgCCGATGCCTCCAGcatgctgcagatgatgagcAAGATGATGTCGGCCAAGCTGCACTCGCAGCTTCCGACTGCCCATCCGGCACTGCAAGCCGCCGGATTCAACGGAACGCATCCCTTCCTGCAGCACATGCAACAGGCAGCGGCCGTTGCCGCAGCCCTACCGCATGATGGCGTCAGctctcagcaacagcagcaacagcagcagcaacaacaacagcagcaacagcagcaacaacagcagcagcagcaacagataaGCAATGCGGCTGCGATGTACCAAAAGCTGTTCATGGAGCAGGAAGCACGGCTGGTTAAGGGGGAGCAGGTTGAGCGTAGCCATCAGGCCGCCAACCAACAGctgcttcagcaacagcagcagcagcagcaacagagccaAGCGAtcgcccagcagcaggaacggcaGACGCAGTCATCTCAGCAGCAGAcgccgcagccaccaccacatccGCATCCGGCATTGCTGCAAGATCGAAGCGCGAGCAATAGCTCCTCGCAGGCACATCAAGCACAGGTAACGTTGCCACAACCGCCGGCGCAAACCCCAAACGCCATCCCCACTTCACAGCCACAGCTTCAATCGCCTGTTCAACATCCACAGCCCcagcctcagcagcagcagcattcgccgCGCCAATTGCAACCAACAACGCAGCAACCGCTACTGGGCGTtgcacagcaaccacagccTCCTTCGCCACCGCAGCAGTCACAGCTCTGTACATCATCGAGCggaccgcaacagcagcagcagcaacagcccccGGTGCACCATATCGGATCGACGCCCCTCGGTCCACTTCCGGCGATCCCGAAAGGCTCGGCAATACCGTCCGACCTGACGAACCGGCTCAATATGATGCGATCGAACGTTAGCTCCGTTGGGCCGATGTCCGGTACGGACCTCGAAGGGTTGGCGGATGTGCTGAAGACGGAGATCACGGCTTCGCTGTCGAATCTGGTGGACTCGATCGTGACACGGTTCGTGCACCAGCGGCGCTTCCTTGGCAAGCAGTcggaagcggcagcagcagcggccgaaCAGCTGAACAAGGATCTGTTGATGGCCTCGCAGCTGCTGGATCGTAAATCACCGCGCACCAAGCTCGGTCCATCGGTTGCCGATCGCGCACAGACAGGTAATAATGGGCCTATGCTAAGTAACGCGATGGCCAACGGTGTCATCAGTGGCCAGCCGGGCGTCCAAACGGGTAGTGGTCCGGGCCCGGTGGGTATGATTGGTGGGGGCACTGTTGCgctaccgcagcagcagcagcagcctccagTCGGTCCGCGACTCAATGGGCCAGCGTTCGCACCGATGGGAGGTGGCATGCCGATGCACGCCGTCCCGCCCAGTGTGGGCCCACCGGTGCACGATCCAAAGGCTggcaatcagcaacagcaacagctggtgGCTGCCGCTGGAATTAACTCACTCAACATGCCCGCTCACGTacgtccttctccttctgcagcGATGTACCAAGCGTCGAAGGGACCGCAAACCATGAACCCGGTTGCGGCCGCCGCACTGTACAACTCGATGAACCAAGCGCTCGGTGGGGCCGGCGGACAACCGACGGCCGTGAATCCGTTCTGTCTGCCACCGCCTGAACCGCGGGAACCGAATCCCGAGCAGTACGAGGCACTCAGTCTGGTGGTgacgccgaagaagaagcgccacAAGGTGACCGACACGCGCATCACGCCACGCACAGTGAGTAGAATTCTGGCTCAGGATGGCATCATTCCGTCCTCGAACCCGGTGCAAGTTGattcccaacaacaacagcaaccacatcAACAACCATCTCAACAAaatcaacagcaccaacaccagcagcagcagcagcagcagcagcagtcggcgcaatcagcacagcagcagcagcagcagcaacctccACAGCAGTTGCCAATCGGAGGTGCAGGCGGCAGTTGTCCAGCTGGAACGATgggcaataacaacaatacttgcaataaaaacaacaacaacagcaacggtagcagcggcCAGAACAACCAGCAAGCTGCCCAGCAATCGCTGAACCAGTCGCAagctcagcaacagcagcatcaggcccagcagcagcagcagcagcaggctcagcagcagacacccggccagccagcccagtTCAATGGACAGTCCGGTCCGGGGAGTGCGAAGCCGGGCCCAACGAGTCCGACCGTCGAGTGTACGTCACCGCGATCGTCCTTCCATGgtgcggccgccgccgcagccgccgcgtCGATGCTGCCCGTCTCACTGCCCACCTCGGTGGCGATCCCGAACCCCTCGCTGCACGAGTCGCAAGTGTTCTCGCCCTACAGTCCCTTCTTCAATCCGCACGGTGGTCCGCACGGACCGCAACCGTCCCAGTTCCACCACATGAAGGTGTCGTCCAGCCCGCCCGGCATCAACGGGATGATGGACCCGCGCGACTCGCCACCCCTGCCTCACCCGCCCACCATGCTGCATCCCGCCCTGCTGGCCGCCGCCCATCACGGTAGCTCACCCGACTACGGACATATCAGAGCGTCGATGGATGTCAACGATCGCAACTCGGACTGCACGTCCGCGGACATCTCCTACAACGGCATGGAGCCTACTATATCCTTTTCAAATGCTTATTCTGCCGCTAATCGGTCTATCGTCGTGTAAGAATCGATTCTATATCCTCCCTtaccctttcctttccatgcGCCCTCCCAATTCCCCCTGGTAGCGTGCACTCGCAGTCACAGCGGACAAGCGACTACAGAACTCGAttggattccgttccgtttcaatgttcccttttttttgtccttcctTTTCGGTAGCTAAGTACATTAAAGTCTGGCCCCCTTCAGAAATGCTTCTTAATCAGATTTGTGCCATGACAATCCTTCCCTTGATCGTGGCCCATCGTCGGCCCTTTGTCTGCCCTTTCGTCTAGCGCGTGGGATATTGTTTGGTGTGTGGTCTTGGAGTGGAGTCACTTTTATAGTTTCCACCgctcggcaccaccatcgcaagACACCAGCCAATGTGTGTATGCAATTCTTAAATCCTATTTACCAGCAACCCCTTTCCCACGGGGGGCTAGGTTGGCGTTGGTCCCATAATCCAACGGGGCTTGTGATCTGATCGCTGCCGCGGCGAGTGCACTACCATTACCATTCCTCAATCGATCGCACaaaccctttctctctttctataaTTCAACCTTTTTCATCAAACCATTGAAATCAGTAATGAATCCTTAACTCCGGTGAACTCGTCTACATTGACGCCGATGCACCTGCGCAAGGCCAAGCTGATGTTCTTCTGGGTCCGATACCCAAGCTCCGCCGTCCTCAAGATGTATTTCCCGGACATCAAGTTCAACAAGAATAACACCGCCCAGCTGGTCAAGTGGTTCTCCAACTTCAGGTGAGTGATAaaggctctctttctctctgttttgttttggaataGTTTTATAAAAAGCGTTGTTTAAATCGTGAAGCAGCTCCTCGATTCTCCAGTTCCATTGTAACAGTTCCAGATAGCGCTCATCGGGGAAATTGTGAAGTCAAACATAATTTTCCCTCGATCAAACAGCACATGTCATGAGACATGGACCGCTGGTGGTACCGGGGGCGCAATGGGATCATCTAAATCATCTCCGCTAGACCCGTTCTCGGGGGTTGGTGGTACATATCCATTGTGCTTATGCAAATTTACTTTGCGTTGAACCAAAGTACATTCGGTCGGCCACTCGCACAACTCGCCGAGTACCTCACGGGTCTCTTTCTCGGTGGCtttggatcataaattattctcCCATGAAATTGAATCCACGGCCAGCGTTTCCAGCAACCGCCGGGGGGCCGACCCGGTGCTTGGAAAGTAGAAAAAGCTTGCCCATTCATACCGCTGGAATGCCAgcgtacactatttgccaatCGAACTCGTCTTGATAGAGTACCGATGACCGATCCTTCATATGTTCTGTCTATTCGCGATTCGATTCCCGCAGAGACTTCAGCACACTGTCCAGCATGATGATCAGCGCCACAATGCAAGAACCGCACTGatgattatcatcatcagcggcgtGTGATTGTTATTTTTTCTAATGCATACACGAGATACGCAGCTGGGGCTAAATATCCCAAAAACATGCGAAAGCCTTTTATGTCCTTCTCGATGCTTGtgtggtgctgccgctgctagcgtatcgatcgatcgctcgaccCCCCTCCCGGGCGGGGGGCGTTCTACTGCATGTGCACCACTCTCACGGATATTAGCAGCGACGCCAGCGAATGCAATCTATTGCATTCCAAAAAGGCTCGCTCGTGGTATGGGACAGGCTGAATGCAAATTCCATGCCCTCCACCAGCACTATCAGCCCACCAACACATACTCCCTCGACTGGTGCACCATCACTATCGGTATGTTGTTGACGTTGCCCAAAAATCAGTATGTACAGGGCGTGTGCGTGTTCATTGCGCCTGATCCCATGGATTCGTCCACTAGAAATAGAGTCCGGCTGGTAGGCTggtaggctggctggctggctagctgacgGGCCAGACTAGGCTGTGGGGTGGTGTGGGGTTGGGTCCCGTGGTCCCTAAATCCTGCCTCCCATCCTGACTGCAaaaacgccccaaaaaaccaggcctccccgggggggactGCTCCCTCACTTCAGCGTAAAATAAATTGCATCCACATTCGGTTAGAATTAATAGCATTTTTTATGATCAAGTCTCTGTGCATTGTCACGTCCGCATGGTGTGGCGTGGACGTTATGTGCAACATTGGCATGGAGCTTCCGTGGAGTGCATTCGGTGGTGTGGAATGCATTGCCGAAGTGCAGGTATATAGGTGCAGGTGCGGCAAACTAGAAACGACACCTTCCTtcccatcccaccaccacgaggacaTTCGGTGGATGCTGGCGAGCCAGCCGGACAGGCCTTcggggcctttttttttgcggggagCGACAGCAGCGAGCGGAATGGATGCACTATTTGCTCACGtacactcgcacgcactcgCCGTTGCCCTTTCCGCATGCCGATGGTTTAGCATGTGCCCTCCCCGGGAAACCGCGGTTCCGGGGATCGTATTTCCCTTTCCGAGGGTTGATGTTGACGGAGTGGGAGTGTTGTGCTccccaaacaccaccaaccccaACTCATGCTCCTGCCTCTTCTATGCGCAATAAATGCATTTCTGCCGAACTGCCAGACTGCGTTGCAGAAGGTGGACACAAGCGGGCTTATATAAAATGCGTTTTCGGCCGTTCGACCACTACGCACTGTACGCAGCACCGTTCCGTCTCGTGCGAGGTCCGAGTGCAATTTTGGAATTGATTTGCACACACCAATGCACTCGCACACGTTTCTATGTGCCTGGCGCACTATATGGTCGGCAATATTGATATGGCTTACACAGATAAACACATTGTTCTAGCATTTTCTATTGCACTTTCGATGCACTTATGTCGCGTAGTGCGTAGTGCAAGTAGCTATGTACCGACGAACCACATAGGGGTAGAGGTGTCGGATGACTTTGCGAAGAGCCGTCGATAGTTGCGCCGGTGCGCTTCGCTAAATGACCAGAATAGATCAACCAAACACCAACCGTATCTGTGTATCTCGGGATCTTTTGCATGATGAAACAACATGATTGAAGGGAGCGTCAGACGTGGTGTGCAGACTGGCCTTTTGCTTCAGAATTGTACACCCCCGGGCTATACAGTAACAGTAATTGATTGTGGCTATCGTTTAAATATAATTTTTGAAACCGAACCAAATCACCGAACGGAACACCGCAAAGGGCACCGTGCTGGCAAAAGGCTTAAGGGGTGATGGATACCTGTCTGGTTGGGAAGGAATTTagattctttcctttttcttttgccaacAAAAGAATCTGCCTGGTTGCCGTAAGCTTTGCAACGCATTATACGCATGCAGCGGATCCGGCTGGTCCTTTCTACCCTTCTATCGTCAAACGAGCCACAGCTCCGGGTAGTGTGGCACAAAGCGAAGGATCGGTTGGTCGCAAAGTTTGAgaaccgagctgctgctactgctggtgcagAACACAAATTCAGACCAGCATTAAAAGATGCTGATACGGTACGGCTTTGCGAGATGCAGGAACCAACCTCTCCCAACTGCATTCCGGTGAAGGAACAACCGTTTCTTCTGCTCATAGGCCTTTCACCTAACGTGGCTCAACCAGGAAGGGGATACAATTCAAAGAACCGCTTGACGAGTAAGAAAAGTACCTCTAAAGTCgcttaattaaaaatatgccTAATTAAGGTAAAGCCACTAATTAACGCGATAAAAAGGTAAGCAGCGAGAAGAATTGGAATCGCGTAAAAGTCTCGCTCTTGCTTGGAAAACTCTTCACTCGAGCAAGCCTTTGCTGACATCAGTTAGAGCCAATTAAGAACGATTTGGTCCAGTCGAATCCCGGTTGCGGAATGCATAATGTCTTGCCAAATGGTAACGGATTGCAAAAACCACAGgaaatttatcctttttcatggtttgtgtttcatttcccGATGCATCGATCATCTACGGTCATTCTAGGTACTGACCATCATCTTACAACCCGGGTAGAGGGGTTAAGATTTgcgcgaaaaaccaaaaagactCTCGATGAACAGAACGATGAAGGAACGCAAATCGCTTTTAAGGATAATCACAAAAATCGCATGCATTCTCTGCATCGTTCCACTGAGGCTGCTTACCTGGCGCTGATCTATCTCGTCCTCGGCGGATTTGGcgggaaaagggaacaaacagcggctggctggccggctgcaGGGTCGTGTACGTTGCCAAAAGACcccgatgctgccgatgctgcccctgagtgagtgtatgtgtgcttgcaATGGCAATGCGGTGCtgcggtcctgctgctgctacctttcCTGCATTTCTTCCTCCCTCCTGTTTTCCCTTGTTCGAACTTTCTTGAGAAAACGAAGAACCGTGCCGGTGATCCCCGCGCCCCTTTTTTCTTACGATCATTCGTCACAGCATGGAGGGAGCAGCTTGCGTCTTTAAgatttttccattccattgttcTCGTTCGGACTAGTGAAACCAGTTCTTCGGTTTTTGGCTTCCCTAGTCTGGCGTACATCGTGCCATACCGATGCACACCGGTAGCTGGCGGTTCAGCTGGCGGGTTCGTGTGCCTCACGGCCGGAAGTTTACGATAAAGCGGTACAACCGATCCCTCCCCGAAAAGCCCTTTGCTGCACTCGCTAGCGTTTGCTCTAAGGGATCTGCTAACGTTTTGTAGCCGCTGTAAGCGCGTCACCTTGGTCGTACCAAACCGGCAATTATCATCAGCAAGTCACGTTCAAAGTCGCACTGAACGCATGCCATGCGCACACACCTCTTGGAGGAActgttgaagaaaaaaacaaagattcTTTGGTTGTGACACTGCGAGGGTCGGTGTGTGGGTCCGGAGTGAAGGGGAATTATGAGGACATTTAAATAGCCCGCTAGTCCACTGTGCCACCGTGCCGTGTCATACCAATGGTCACAGCCACAGGTACAATATCGTTTCTCGTGGCACGGCGGCACTAAAGGGGAAAAGACGGAAAAAGTTCGTTATCCATTTTCTtatgcagccttcttcttcttcttcccttgcTCACCCTTGCTTCCTCTTCGTGGGGTTTTGTCTTCGTCCGGAAAAGTTCCCAGCGCATAAGACATCCTTCCACGCGAGGGGAAACTGTAGCGCACACGCTGCTGGTCTTTAATTTCTACATTATTATGATCGTTCGATTTTCGGTTGTTCTCTGCCGTTGGCGAGGGGTTGGTCGAGGGgttattttctcctttttctttggcacttttttttcattgttccAACTCTCTGGCGGGAAGACGATGGCTCGTTTACCCTTCCCATGCCCatgatcggtcggtggtctgtggtgtggtggcatATGCGTACGGTGCGAGTAGAAGATTTGGGCGCCCCTCCACTGGCGacggagcaaacggaaaaaTTAGCGCTTCGCTGATTTTGACCGTTGGCAGGCAGACCGAACCCGCACAACCATGTAGCAGCACCCCTGGCATCGAGGGTCCCAAATGAcatcacggaacggaacatcaCGGGACGGAGTTGCGGGGAGGGGGACAAACGTGAGAAAGAAATTTGATAAACTCAAATGTGTCTTCGGACAGTATGGGACCGGTGTTTCTTAGCCGGAGAAAGTGAACATCGTAACGGAAAGGACTCACTTGATGCTTACAACGGCCCTGGTCAGCGAACCAAGTAAAAGCACACGCTACTCAACCGGTTGCAGCGTTGAACTCATATGACTCCCTGGTCAAAGATTGATGTAGGTTGATGAAGAGAGCACATTAATTATTCCTCTTTATTACGAACACTCGGACGGTTGTGCAAACATCGTATTAAATAGGTTCAAAAGTAAACCccgttactgctgctacggGCAACGTTTGCCCAGCACAAATTAAATAGATTTACTCTTTACTCTCCGCGCCATTCACGCTCTGTGCACCTCGAGCTTAAGGATCTTCATCGAAAGGAAGATCCATCGCACACACTAAAGCGCCCACTAGCACATTCATTGTTTCAGGATGCGGATGTGCACACGACGGTACCACCGCAAACCGCCACCCACTGTGCTGCTCGGAACACGGTGAATAGGGAAGAGGGTGATGATGGAATTTTTATAATCTATTCTGACGTCGGTCGAGCATGTAATTTtggatgtgtgtttttcttctttgctaaACAGTATTCCCTTCTCCCTGCATGTTCCGTGGATTCTGCGAGTTACTTTGGCTTGCCCTGAAGCTGCTCCTGTCCGTCCTAGTAGTGGTGGAAATTCGTAGtaagagcagaaaaaaaaacacgacatTATCTCGCATAATGGGAGGTGAATATAAACGGCCAAAGGGGCAGGAAAATCCGAGTACGGCCTGGAAAGCGATCGCTCGTCGTTCGTACAAGTCTCGTGTTTTTTAGTGTtacgctcgctctcgctgcttCTCTGCTGTTGGTGACGAAAGATGCTCGCACAGGAACAGCAACtagctgctgcagctagtGTGTGCATGATGCGCCCATCCATCCGGAACCCTACTGGAGACGATAGGTGGGCGCTGCCTTTTCATAATGACGCGTGAAGGAGAAACGCGTGAACGAAGAATGAAAGCGACACTTTTGCGCTATTGTTTTCCTGTCCCCGGTTCagtgttcggtttcggtgccatTCTGACGCTGGTAACCGTTGCACAATGATATGATGCATGTTAACGTTACGCTCAATAGATAAACTGATGTGAAGGTTAAAGGAAGCGCCGGGATGACAAATCGTGGCTATTTATGATTAATGAACTATTTTCTTGGTCGGCCACAATCGGGTACAATTTACGTTACATTTTCCAGTCACCGTAGGGCAACATCGACGTGACAGTTCATTCTGCGGGCCGTTCTGTCTCCACAACGGCGGCGGCTGTAGTCGGTTGCTACGATGATAAACACATACCAACCGACTGGTTCTGGAATAAGACGCCTTTCTGGTGCCATCAGTGCGGACCACACTCGCTTGCGTGCGCTGCTGCACACCAAAATCGCACCCTTCAGATTAGCAGAGTCGTCACCTCGGTTGCATTGCCAGCCACTCAAGCCTCCCACAGAACGGCCTCCCTCGCTGGAGTAGGTGGCTGAGGGGCATTGtaaggttttgtttgcacaTTCCCGGGCGTTGCAGTAGGCGTTTTGCACAAGGAAGGATCTAACcggtccagcaccagcgatgggttcatggtgatggtggtggtggtgcatcataACGAGGCGTTAAGCCAAATGTGAAAAGCATAATATTTGCATTAATGCCATGctggcggtgtggtgtggtgtggtgtggtacgGTTGGTGGATGATAGCGTTTCTTCCGTTTTGACGCCTAACGTTACGCCATTGACGATAAACTGCGGGCGATCCTGTGTACTACTACCACATGCATCATGTTGTTGGCGGCATGGCGTCcttggagctggagctgcgcCACCGTTCAAGTGTCCTCGTCGACCGCATGGCGGTGGGTGGAGGAGCACTTTGGAGGTGTTTGGGTACCATGTTGACAAGTTGCTGTGGTGGCCATACGGTGGCAACACTTCCAGCCGCCACTTCAGA is a window of Anopheles aquasalis chromosome 2, idAnoAquaMG_Q_19, whole genome shotgun sequence DNA encoding:
- the LOC126572390 gene encoding homeobox protein prospero isoform X2, whose product is MMSSEEDSDSFGLYVDKLLKKHDPNAATNSNSNSSCSSSGSVSSSKQQQQQQQQQQQQQQQRSRQRVDAGEPRNSYSSIPNFSSRPSSFMSGGLYGAIFSQAQQQHFSGLFGPGGYGPAASKMLNELLGRQVKQAQDATDPDTLSMLSAIEAAAASINSSTGNTGSSISGTAAAGNSGLGGAGLLIESGVNGVSGGGGGGGVVSGATTNHVVNPAKHGFESVTNLNNNNTNTNNNNNNNCNNNNNSGSNSSSANGSAPVVTVATTATTAMAIVSSSDVTQMISNRRSSSTSSTSSTSSTTSSSSTTSSGSSNTSLHSNASHLSNGGGDSGAAATGKLAVAAAAAAAVDACSNGLGGVIDLDGDSTTPPTNSELAHHMLRNILQGKKELMALDQELRAISARSEAGDRLSPDNNNVIGSKNNNNNNNTIFEVSSKSSENSNCGVATIVNGGELSDSSDNNHTATTVATAASSDALLAVSKGKVSASVKTCLGSDSTKCDELIGSTEIQQQQAGDRLANGVNPKQEKSDVIDELVASLPDEVDETMPSPSSGVSNDMIIAKQEMDIDDCCVEDKDRDDRTPSPGSGLVVGRAEPEALNMKRARVENIVSTMRASPAGILAAQPQVNGCKKRKLYHPQQHDNSAAERYAAAAAAGLNLGLTLQNFMLSSSAAAAAAAAAASANNTTSNTDPATTDDDEDLVETVTTPHIHQKRVEKDVLKSQLRSMQEQLAEMQQKYVQLCSRMEQQSDTTQEVVDDSSTSDIMEDDRASAPDLSSPTKSSSLLQTSLTAASTPVKDTGKGQSTAAAAAAAAAAADASSMLQMMSKMMSAKLHSQLPTAHPALQAAGFNGTHPFLQHMQQAAAVAAALPHDGVSSQQQQQQQQQQQQQQQQQQQQQQQQISNAAAMYQKLFMEQEARLVKGEQVERSHQAANQQLLQQQQQQQQQSQAIAQQQERQTQSSQQQTPQPPPHPHPALLQDRSASNSSSQAHQAQPQPQQQQHSPRQLQPTTQQPLLGVAQQPQPPSPPQQSQLCTSSSGPQQQQQQQPPVHHIGSTPLGPLPAIPKGSAIPSDLTNRLNMMRSNVSSVGPMSGTDLEGLADVLKTEITASLSNLVDSIVTRFVHQRRFLGKQSEAAAAAAEQLNKDLLMASQLLDRKSPRTKLGPSVADRAQTGNNGPMLSNAMANGVISGQPGVQTGSGPGPVGMIGGGTVALPQQQQQPPVGPRLNGPAFAPMGGGMPMHAVPPSVGPPVHDPKAGNQQQQQLVAAAGINSLNMPAHVRPSPSAAMYQASKGPQTMNPVAAAALYNSMNQALGGAGGQPTAVNPFCLPPPEPREPNPEQYEALSLVVTPKKKRHKVTDTRITPRTVSRILAQDGIIPSSNPVQVDSQQQQQPHQQPSQQNQQHQHQQQQQQQQQSAQSAQQQQQQQPPQQLPIGGAGGSCPAGTMGNNNNTCNKNNNNSNGSSGQNNQQAAQQSLNQSQAQQQQHQAQQQQQQQAQQQTPGQPAQFNGQSGPGSAKPGPTSPTVECTSPRSSFHGAAAAAAAASMLPVSLPTSVAIPNPSLHESQVFSPYSPFFNPHGGPHGPQPSQFHHMKVSSSPPGINGMMDPRDSPPLPHPPTMLHPALLAAAHHGSSPDYGHIRASMDVNDRNSDCTSADISYNGMEPTSSTLTPMHLRKAKLMFFWVRYPSSAVLKMYFPDIKFNKNNTAQLVKWFSNFREFYYIQMEKYARQAVSEGMKNADDIHVSNDSEIYRVLNLHYNRNNHIEVPQNFRYVVEQTLREFFRAIQSGKDTEQSWKKSIYKIISRMDDPVPEYFKSPNFLEQLE